DNA from Candidatus Limnocylindria bacterium:
TCTCTTCCTTGCGCTCCTGCTCACCGCGGGCTGCTCGGGATCCCCGCCCCGCGCCTCGACCGCCTCGCCCGCGACCGCGGCCGCGTCCACACTGGCACGCGTGACGCTGAGTCCCACCGTGACCCCAACGCCCTCGCCCACCGCCGCGATCCGCTACGTCGCGATCGGCGCCTCCGACACCGTCGGCGTCGGCGCGACCGATCCGGCGACGGGTTCGTGGCCGGCGCGCATCGCGAGCCTCCTGCCGCCGGGCAGCGCGTTCGTGAACGTCGGCGTCTCCGGATCCATCGCGCTGCAGGCGCGCACCGCGCAGCTGCCCGGTGCGGTCGCGCAGCGCCCGACCGTGGTCTCGATCTGGCTCGCGGTGAACGACATGAACGCGACCATCGAGCCCGCGTCGTTCGCGAACGATCTCGGAGCGATCGTGGACGGGCTCGTGTCGGGCACCGAGGCGAAGATCTTCGTCGGCAACGTGCCCGATCTGCGACCTGTCCCGGCCTACAAGGACGCGGACAAGGTGGCGCTCTTCGGGCTCATTACCGCGTACAACGCCGCGATCGCGACCATCGCCGCGAAATACCCCGGACGCGTCGTCGTGGTCGATCTCTACACCGGTAGCGCGCCCCTGGTGAGCACGATCACCGTTTCCGGCGACGGCTTCCATCCGTCCGATGCTGGCTATCAGCTGATCGCGGACCGTTTCGCCGCAGCGATGCGCGCCAGCGGCATCCCGCTCCGCTAGACCTCCGCCGGCGCAGCGTCCGCGTTCAGCGGCACGGGCGCGCGCACCAGTTGTGCGAGCACGAGCGCTCCGGTCGTCATGAGCAGCGTGCCCAGCACGAGGACCACCTGCGGTTGGACCACGTCGAGCATGGCCGCCGCGAGGAAGGGCGCGGTCGTGCCGCGCACGCCGAGAAGGAATGCGTTCGCCGCGGCGTACTCGGCGATGCGAGCGCGCGGCGCCATGTGCACGATGTTCGTGAACGCGGTGAGCTCGCCGCTCGAAACAGCGACGCCGATGATCACCGCCACGGGTATGAGCGCCCACGTGCCCGGCGCCACGAGGTACCCGATCGGCACCAGCAGAGTGAGCAGCGTTGCGAGCAGGGTCTGGCGCAGCGTCGAGCCGCGGTCGATGAGCCGGCCGACGACCGGATACGCGACGATCTGCACGGCGGATTGCACGATGGCGAGCGTTCCGACGAACGCGGTCGACGCGTCGAAATGGTCCACCAGCATGATCGGGAAGACCGCGAAGTTCATGAGGTTGCCGGTGCCGAAGATCGTGAACGCGAGCAGCAGCTTGCGGTAACGGACATCTGCCCACACGTCGCGCGCGATCGCAAGAGCCGGCCGGCGGGCCGGAGGGGCCGCGGGACCTTCGTAACGAATGGCGAAGAACGCCACCGCGCCGGGCAGGCCGATCAGCGCTGCGGCCGCGAAGACCCACTGCGCGGGAAAGACGCCGATGAAGGTGCCCGCGAGCGCGGCGGTGCCGATGCCCGCGATGGACGCGCCCACTCGGACGTTGCCCATCGCGAACGCGCGCTCGCGGTCGGGATAGATGCCCTGCATGAGGGCCGTGTAGGCGGCGATATTCGAGACGGTGATGATCCAGAACGTGACGCTGGTGAGCGCGAGCATGAACGGCGTCGCCGCGAGAAGGACCAGGGCGAGGAAGACGACGCGCGAGAGCGTCGCAGCGCCGGCGACGACACGCACGATCGGCAGGTGGGCGAGCAGATAGGCCCCGATGGGCGAGAGCAGATTTCCGATGAACGGGCCCGCGACGACGATCGCGACGTCCGTCGTCGACCCGCCCATGCGCCGGACGACCACGGGCATGAAGGCGACGAGGACCGTCACGAAGGCGCCCGCACAGATCCCGCTGAAGAGGTCGATGCGGAAGTTGCGGCGGACGCGCGCTGGCAGCCAGTTGGGGTCGGTCAAGGTACGGAAGCTAACGGCGCCTCAGGTGCTGTGTCACCGGCCCCGAGCGATCACGGGCCGCGTTCGGGACGAGGTCGATAGCCTCCAGGCCGTGGCCCGAAGCCGCGGCGCGGTCCGTACCCGCCGGTCCCCGGCCCGCCAGGCTGCCGGGGGCGGAAACCGCCACCGCTGGGTGGCCCTTCGCGGAACGGCCCGCGGGCACCGGGCGCGGTCGAGCTGATCACGACCCGGCGGTTCGGCTCCATACCCACCGACTCGGTCTTCAGGCCTGGTTGGCCCTGCACCGAGAGGTGCACGATGCGTC
Protein-coding regions in this window:
- a CDS encoding MFS transporter, translating into MTDPNWLPARVRRNFRIDLFSGICAGAFVTVLVAFMPVVVRRMGGSTTDVAIVVAGPFIGNLLSPIGAYLLAHLPIVRVVAGAATLSRVVFLALVLLAATPFMLALTSVTFWIITVSNIAAYTALMQGIYPDRERAFAMGNVRVGASIAGIGTAALAGTFIGVFPAQWVFAAAALIGLPGAVAFFAIRYEGPAAPPARRPALAIARDVWADVRYRKLLLAFTIFGTGNLMNFAVFPIMLVDHFDASTAFVGTLAIVQSAVQIVAYPVVGRLIDRGSTLRQTLLATLLTLLVPIGYLVAPGTWALIPVAVIIGVAVSSGELTAFTNIVHMAPRARIAEYAAANAFLLGVRGTTAPFLAAAMLDVVQPQVVLVLGTLLMTTGALVLAQLVRAPVPLNADAAPAEV
- a CDS encoding GDSL-type esterase/lipase family protein, whose amino-acid sequence is MRAFLFLALLLTAGCSGSPPRASTASPATAAASTLARVTLSPTVTPTPSPTAAIRYVAIGASDTVGVGATDPATGSWPARIASLLPPGSAFVNVGVSGSIALQARTAQLPGAVAQRPTVVSIWLAVNDMNATIEPASFANDLGAIVDGLVSGTEAKIFVGNVPDLRPVPAYKDADKVALFGLITAYNAAIATIAAKYPGRVVVVDLYTGSAPLVSTITVSGDGFHPSDAGYQLIADRFAAAMRASGIPLR